A single genomic interval of Vairimorpha necatrix chromosome 5, complete sequence harbors:
- a CDS encoding putative SP-containing membrane protein: MEMSFADRKSLLYDGYLLMKNFIKFDNDKWYKLTNSELDFIEYFINFVEKFYKILRICHIDAINNSIGIKETLENIIKDNTCFIKEGISANFPSFIIVLCEEIVPNYIKCYNSYAEKLLKKEYNNFQDNFIKAKCSKADFDFFNKTLIIDSEIIEKRDRNSTSIHYINDNFTEIDANSIINFIKLKKFNINNTKPLFNINNFKQKSSMFYGRFVFLMFIFVGICLILLVLGVRYYRRYHKRITNQRHDENQTELSEL, translated from the coding sequence ATGGAAATGAGCTTTGCTGATAGaaaatctttattataTGATGGATATTTGctaatgaaaaattttataaaatttgacaACGACAAATGGTATAAGCTTACGAACTCGGAATTAGattttatagaatattttataaatttcgttgaaaaattttataaaatattacgTATTTGTCACATTGATGCGATAAACAATTCTATAGGCATTAAAGAGACTCtggaaaatataattaaagataatacatgttttataaaagaaggTATTAGCGCAAACTTTCCTTCTTTCATAATTGTGTTATGTGAGGAAATTGTCCCCAATTATATAAAGTGTTATAATAGTTATGCTGAAAAACTTTTGAAGAAAGAATACAATAATTTTCAGGATAACTTTATAAAAGCAAAATGTTCAAAAGCggattttgatttttttaataaaacattgaTTATTGATAGTGAAATAATCGAAAAAAGAGATAGAAATTCGACAAGTattcattatataaatgataattttaCTGAAATTGACGCTAATAGCATAATTAATTTCATAAAgctaaagaaatttaatattaataatactaaacctttatttaatataaacaattttaaacaGAAGTCTTCAATGTTTTATGGGCGTTTTgtgtttttaatgtttatatttgtgGGGATTTGTTTAATTCTTTTAGTATTAGGGGTTAGATATTACAGAAGGTATCATAAAAGAATTACGAATCAAAGACATGATGAAAACCAGACTGAATTAAGTGAATtgtaa
- a CDS encoding putative SP-containing membrane protein, producing MKYLHVLRFIVLLSNVNNTSNNVVDLLKSVISNIEICDSLDSTVYLKTQSDDSIRSFYDIVWNEITNHEIFINLTQNNTSENNWDNRRSTLYECYLERLGQQKWDYNITNLLTSSEKIFLNNIINITVEYFNMLRVCYKDNIIKSNSTQETFEEIIRENTCFIQNNHNSSLPIIVYKKCKSLIKAYYGCYGKESVEFLYDKINQNQKQMLIANCMDENYDFKNATYDIITNLENIIDEDYTSNKINNVTEHIVYNMFKTFHENRTDSFLNVWFIVFIGFMLIGTVLFIGYKFYRRNKIQRSYDVELQSIKR from the coding sequence ATGAAGTATTTACATGTACTAAGATTTATTGTACTGCTATCTAACGTTAATAATACTAGTAATAATGTTGTAGATTTGTTAAAATCAGTTATTAGCAATATAGAAATCTGTGATTCATTAGATAGCACagtttatttaaaaacccAATCAGATGATAGCATTAGAAGTTTTTATGACATTGTTTGGAATGAGATAACAAAtcatgaaatttttatcaaccTGACACAAAATAACACTTCGGAAAATAATTGGGATAATAGAAGATCGACACTTTATGAGTGTTATTTGGAACGTCTAGGTCAACAAAAATGGGATTATAACATTACAAATTTACTTACATCCTccgaaaaaatttttctaaataatataataaatattacagtagaatattttaatatgttaCGCGTCTGTTATAAggataatataattaagtCAAATTCTACACAAGAGACTTTTGAAGAAATCATAAGAGAAAACACCTGTTTTATACAGAACAATCACAACTCAAGTCTTCCAAtaattgtttataaaaaatgtaaaagtCTAATTAAAGCTTATTACGGCTGTTATGGCAAAGAGAGCGTAGAATTTCTCTATGATAAAATCAATCAAAATCAGAAACAAATGTTAATTGCAAATTGTATGGATGAGaattatgattttaaaaatgcaacttatgatattattaCTAATTTGGAAAATATTATCGATGAAGATTATACtagtaataaaattaacaaTGTAACAGAACATATAGTTTataatatgtttaaaaCATTTCATGAGAATAGAACcgattcttttttaaatgtttggTTCATAGTTTTTATAGGTTTTATGTTAATCGGAACTGTTCTGTTTATaggatataaattttacagaAGAAATAAGATTCAACGATCATATGATGTCGAACTACAATCTATTAAGCGATAA
- a CDS encoding putative SP-containing membrane protein, translated as MKWLKLILSIICIQQIIKTEESYKEIIFNKIFINVKKCDTIEKRINENNLSLEHIKFFFEIVWNTITNHEIFKRIVQDDTSENSFLKRKDLLREDFFQSLHNKERNLRLLNTLTNSEKMFCSHLYICAREYYDMFINCYKDTLIESNSLVQTLEHIIKKNTCFIRNGINENLPKVVFKMCRGLVKYYNECYGEFINEHLNNELKNNQLQLTKAICPKDALNMNITEVFSNGIVNTNITDVLEIVDTNYGKINVFLYTAFLIFVCCILISSIAFIIFSWSKKNENNQSDEIELISTNPESIIM; from the coding sequence ATGAAGTGGCTAAAACTTATTCTGTCGATAATATGTATACagcaaattataaaaactgAAGAGagttataaagaaattattttcaataaaatatttattaatgttaaaaaatgtgatacaatagaaaaaagaattaatgaaaacaatttatcattagaacatatcaaatttttttttgaaattgtTTGGAACACAATAACAAAccatgaaatttttaaaagaattgTTCAAGATGATACTTCggaaaatagttttttaaaacggAAAGATCTTTTAAGAGAAGATTTTTTCCAAAGTTTACATAATAAAGAGCGGAATCTAAGATTATTAAATACACTTACAAACTCtgaaaaaatgttttgcagtcatttatatatttgtgcTAGAGAATACTATGATATGTTTATCAATTGTTATAAAGATACATTAATTGAATCTAATTCTCTTGTGCAGACACTTGAACACATTATTAAGAAGAATACATGTTTTATACGAAATGGGATCAATGAAAACCTTCCAAaagttgtttttaaaatgtgcAGAGGTCTagttaaatattataacgAGTGTTATGGGGAATTTATCAATGAACACCTTAACAAtgagttaaaaaataaccAACTTCAGCTAACAAAAGCTATATGTCCAAAAGACGCTTTAAACATGAATATTACGGAGGTGTTTTCTAATGGAATTGTCAATACAAACATAACAGATGTGTTGGAAATTGTTGACACTAATTATGGCAAAATTaatgtatttttgtatactgcttttttgatatttgtGTGTTGTATACTTATAAGTTCAATtgcatttataatatttagttggtcaaaaaaaaacgaaaacaATCAATCTGATGAAATTGAGCTTATTTCAACTAATCCTGAAAGTATAATTATGTAA